In one window of Limimonas halophila DNA:
- a CDS encoding inositol monophosphatase family protein, producing the protein MPLAPLDPHPDPADLALAERLADMGREITLRHFRGGGAIASKDDLSPVSVADLEAEDAMRAAIAAARPDHGIEGEERSATRPGARCVWHIDPLDGTRPFATGTPTFATLITLVVDGLPLLGVVELPALAERWLAVRGQPTVHIDAQGRRQVRARRCTDLANAWLSTSRPYSGAAPGARIPLMDRVAAVEPGGDSLSYGLLASGRLDLAVDAGLDPHDYLPLKLVVEGAGGVVTDCAGQPLPVSGIRDILAAATPELHAQAVRWMR; encoded by the coding sequence GTGCCCCTCGCCCCACTCGATCCGCACCCCGATCCCGCCGACCTCGCCCTGGCCGAGCGGCTCGCCGACATGGGCCGCGAGATCACGCTGCGCCACTTCCGGGGCGGCGGCGCCATCGCCAGCAAGGACGATCTGTCTCCGGTCTCCGTCGCCGACCTTGAGGCGGAGGACGCCATGCGCGCGGCCATCGCGGCGGCGCGCCCCGACCACGGCATCGAGGGCGAGGAACGCTCGGCCACGCGGCCCGGTGCGCGCTGCGTCTGGCACATCGATCCGCTGGACGGCACGCGCCCCTTCGCCACGGGCACGCCCACCTTCGCCACGCTCATCACCTTGGTGGTGGACGGACTGCCGCTGCTGGGCGTCGTCGAGTTGCCGGCCCTGGCGGAGCGCTGGCTGGCGGTGCGCGGGCAGCCGACGGTGCACATCGACGCACAGGGGCGGCGGCAAGTGCGTGCGCGCCGCTGCACCGATCTGGCCAACGCGTGGCTGAGCACCAGCCGGCCGTACAGCGGCGCGGCGCCGGGCGCGCGCATTCCGCTCATGGACCGCGTGGCCGCCGTCGAGCCGGGCGGGGATTCGCTGAGCTACGGCCTGCTGGCGAGCGGGCGTCTCGACCTGGCCGTGGACGCCGGTCTGGACCCGCACGACTACCTGCCGCTCAAGCTGGTGGTGGAAGGCGCCGGCGGCGTGGTGACGGACTGTGCCGGCCAGCCGCTGCCCGTGAGCGGCATCCGCGACATCCTCGCCGCTGCCA